The bacterium genome has a segment encoding these proteins:
- a CDS encoding DUF4340 domain-containing protein — protein MLKKIAVVFFILLALIVLNWWNVKQSEKKEAIKEQQALLLSLNKDAITKIKVSNAQGHWQLLKRSKENSSEFSEYAKEFEDEPQWYIEWGEFRYLADQKKVEGLLEDISSAKAEKYIAKGKNVFADYGIGPEKSEIQIFTAQQQTPEQTILTGDMNTMETYIYVAKKNESIYLSDQQLKETQTEHAKDYVHKNLMGFNRPQDIHIKNTSGQFHLSKQNNQWQLLKPINILADQLAVEGLLNHLKSFEVDGLIEEKELSTVIKKSLLNKPDFMFEVVEDNQKTKKLYVRESRPKGGQDTPYHAFLYRDDLPYVFKKDPVDPGHFYYTLSDLAVKKVFSINGSEINAFEVIQNNKTQNFIQSGDQWVSQDDKEGPAFGASRAMFALKADRFLKQDKNKNLSVDYTVVLKGKDGQEQSLVVYKEAYKKHNLSYVQAYSSVYNSHLLFDKESIKSISDAVDISMNAKPKDNKNEQQ, from the coding sequence ATGTTAAAAAAAATAGCCGTTGTTTTTTTTATTTTACTGGCATTGATTGTTTTAAACTGGTGGAATGTTAAGCAATCAGAAAAAAAAGAAGCCATAAAAGAGCAACAAGCTTTGCTTTTGAGCTTAAATAAAGATGCTATAACAAAAATAAAAGTCAGTAATGCTCAAGGACACTGGCAATTGCTTAAACGCAGCAAAGAGAATTCCAGTGAATTTTCTGAATATGCCAAAGAGTTTGAAGATGAGCCTCAATGGTACATTGAGTGGGGTGAGTTTCGTTATCTGGCAGATCAAAAAAAAGTTGAAGGTTTGTTGGAAGACATAAGCTCAGCCAAAGCAGAAAAATACATCGCAAAAGGCAAGAATGTATTTGCAGATTATGGCATTGGTCCAGAAAAGTCAGAAATACAAATTTTTACTGCCCAACAACAGACTCCAGAACAAACTATTCTTACCGGTGACATGAATACAATGGAGACTTACATCTATGTTGCAAAAAAAAATGAGTCTATTTATTTAAGTGATCAACAGCTCAAAGAAACCCAAACTGAACACGCCAAGGACTATGTGCATAAAAATTTAATGGGCTTTAATCGTCCTCAAGACATTCATATAAAAAATACTTCTGGACAGTTTCATTTAAGCAAGCAAAACAATCAATGGCAGCTACTAAAACCCATCAATATACTTGCAGATCAATTGGCAGTTGAAGGTTTATTAAATCACTTAAAAAGTTTTGAAGTGGATGGCTTAATTGAAGAAAAAGAGTTATCAACAGTAATCAAAAAGTCATTGTTGAATAAGCCAGATTTTATGTTTGAGGTGGTTGAAGACAATCAGAAGACTAAAAAACTGTATGTGAGAGAGTCTAGACCCAAGGGAGGTCAAGATACGCCTTACCATGCTTTTTTGTATCGAGATGATTTACCGTATGTTTTTAAAAAAGACCCGGTTGATCCAGGGCACTTTTATTATACTTTAAGCGACTTGGCGGTTAAAAAAGTATTTTCAATCAATGGCAGTGAAATTAATGCTTTTGAGGTGATTCAAAACAATAAAACCCAAAATTTTATTCAAAGTGGTGATCAGTGGGTAAGTCAGGATGATAAAGAAGGTCCTGCTTTTGGTGCCAGTCGGGCTATGTTTGCTCTAAAAGCCGATAGGTTTTTAAAGCAAGATAAAAATAAAAATCTCAGTGTTGACTACACGGTTGTTTTAAAAGGTAAAGATGGTCAAGAGCAGAGCTTGGTGGTTTATAAAGAAGCATACAAGAAACATAACTTAAGCTATGTTCAGGCCTACAGTTCAGTCTACAATTCACATTTGCTATTTGACAAAGAGTCAATAAAGTCTATATCTGATGCAGTAGATATAAGCATGAATGCAAAACCAAAGGATAATAAAAATGAGCAACAATGA
- a CDS encoding ABC transporter ATP-binding protein has product MIEAQHIYKVYGDITAVNDISFKVKKGEILGFLGANGAGKTTTMRIMTGSLQPSSGTALIAGYDILKEPMEVKRRIGYLPETPPVYFDFTVEAFLKFVAKVREIPSKLQKEQIEWAIEKCGLKQVAKRMIGNLSKGYKQRVGLAQAIVHKPDVLILDEPTVGLDPTQIREIRALIESLSQEHTIILSTHILPEVNMICDRAVFVHQGKIALEGSIKELTQNKTLEEVFVDVMLNQTN; this is encoded by the coding sequence ATGATTGAAGCGCAGCATATTTATAAAGTCTACGGTGATATAACAGCCGTGAATGATATTTCTTTCAAAGTAAAGAAAGGTGAGATTTTGGGGTTTTTAGGTGCCAATGGTGCCGGTAAAACCACCACCATGCGAATTATGACCGGTTCCTTGCAACCAAGTTCTGGAACAGCCTTGATCGCAGGCTATGACATTTTAAAAGAGCCTATGGAAGTCAAGCGACGCATAGGCTATTTGCCTGAGACGCCACCTGTTTACTTTGACTTTACAGTAGAAGCTTTTTTGAAGTTTGTGGCTAAAGTTAGAGAAATTCCAAGCAAGTTACAAAAAGAACAAATAGAGTGGGCTATTGAGAAATGTGGCTTGAAACAAGTTGCCAAACGCATGATTGGTAACTTGTCCAAAGGCTACAAACAAAGAGTGGGCTTGGCCCAAGCCATTGTCCATAAGCCAGATGTTTTGATACTTGATGAGCCCACTGTGGGTTTGGATCCAACGCAGATTCGAGAAATAAGAGCGCTTATTGAGTCTTTATCCCAAGAGCATACCATTATTTTGTCCACGCATATTTTACCGGAGGTGAATATGATTTGTGATCGGGCGGTGTTTGTGCATCAGGGGAAAATAGCACTTGAGGGCTCTATTAAAGAGTTGACTCAGAATAAAACTCTAGAAGAAGTGTTTGTTGATGTCATGCTCAACCAAACAAATTAA
- a CDS encoding 4Fe-4S dicluster domain-containing protein, with product MSNGIIYNKRNKKKKGPPSFPVTSLEDLKIIKLFRDIPNFTLKQLQGKVRRASALANEDILEFETDTESFAHFFFIAKGQVKIIGFDENARKIPINFLRKGEFFVDKPMTWNNLTASKVVAITDAEILIVRKEDLKTFARSSQVFENRLKQISDRIDYRNRIYCEDSYSRSVLDFLVDTALTQASRIKITQMNKCIECDTCYDACEDRHGFQRIERGYAKFGVMDIAQSCLTCFYPTCIPSCPVESVIFNPDSGEVEIKDDCIGCQSCAKACQYGAITIHKVDQKDERFSRFLNHPGQKRPPKFIADKCNHCDGFSDLACISHCPTGAIIELSANELLENPTIFSVNQNTQAKNEELDERSGLVKFLQKIYFLLAFSIITWLSFEFLALQEQFYSQFSLLLKAQRVGFIDSSIELNFNKGSQLCLFIGNIGFSMIVAAMIYPMRKAFPRLFGRFGSKPLWLDFHNFAGFVGTILVLFHTGFEFEMGWGTLGMVSLLFVMITGMFGRFLYQIIPRTVATTELKFRQIQEQDRELAYKLDAIFEKGTRSRRIIDKIVEETNFEELDDPSMLKLLKSVVHTGWLLIRIKYFTPKEMESYKRQYSTFRNMVYRKVLLMRNVRFLEFASRLFIKWQYVHKPLAYVMGIFAIIHVIYNLFFFTGWT from the coding sequence ATGTCAAACGGTATTATTTACAATAAGCGCAACAAAAAGAAAAAAGGGCCTCCTAGTTTTCCGGTAACCTCACTTGAAGATTTAAAGATCATTAAACTTTTTCGTGATATTCCTAACTTCACTTTAAAGCAGCTGCAAGGTAAAGTCAGACGCGCTAGCGCCTTAGCCAATGAAGACATCTTAGAATTTGAAACCGACACAGAAAGTTTTGCTCACTTTTTTTTCATTGCCAAAGGCCAAGTTAAAATTATTGGTTTTGACGAAAACGCGCGTAAAATTCCCATTAATTTTTTACGCAAAGGTGAGTTTTTTGTGGATAAACCCATGACTTGGAACAACCTAACTGCCAGTAAAGTTGTTGCCATCACCGATGCTGAGATTTTGATTGTTCGTAAAGAAGATTTAAAAACCTTTGCTCGCAGCAGCCAAGTTTTTGAAAACAGACTTAAACAAATCAGTGATCGTATTGATTACCGAAACCGAATTTACTGTGAAGACAGTTATTCACGTTCTGTTTTGGATTTTTTGGTGGATACCGCTTTAACTCAGGCCTCCCGTATTAAAATTACACAAATGAATAAGTGTATTGAGTGCGATACCTGTTATGATGCCTGTGAAGATCGACATGGCTTTCAAAGAATTGAACGCGGTTATGCCAAGTTTGGGGTGATGGACATTGCCCAAAGCTGCTTAACGTGCTTTTACCCTACCTGTATTCCCTCTTGCCCGGTTGAAAGTGTTATTTTCAACCCAGACAGCGGTGAAGTTGAAATCAAAGATGATTGTATTGGCTGTCAGTCTTGTGCAAAAGCTTGTCAGTATGGTGCCATCACCATCCATAAAGTGGATCAAAAAGACGAACGTTTTTCTCGCTTTTTAAACCACCCTGGTCAAAAACGGCCTCCTAAGTTTATCGCTGACAAATGCAATCATTGTGATGGTTTTAGTGATCTGGCGTGTATTTCACATTGTCCCACCGGCGCCATTATTGAACTAAGTGCCAACGAACTGTTAGAAAACCCAACCATTTTTAGCGTCAATCAAAACACACAAGCCAAAAATGAAGAGCTGGATGAACGCTCTGGTCTGGTTAAATTTCTGCAAAAAATATATTTTCTCTTGGCCTTTAGCATAATCACTTGGTTAAGTTTTGAATTTCTTGCCTTACAAGAACAATTCTACTCGCAGTTTTCTCTTCTACTCAAAGCACAGCGCGTGGGTTTTATTGATTCAAGCATAGAACTTAATTTTAATAAAGGCTCACAACTCTGTTTGTTTATTGGCAATATTGGCTTTTCAATGATTGTTGCTGCAATGATTTATCCTATGCGTAAGGCCTTTCCTCGCCTCTTTGGACGCTTTGGCTCCAAGCCTCTGTGGCTTGATTTTCATAACTTTGCTGGCTTTGTTGGTACCATTTTGGTTTTATTTCATACCGGCTTTGAATTTGAAATGGGTTGGGGTACCTTAGGTATGGTCTCTTTACTGTTTGTGATGATTACCGGCATGTTTGGTCGTTTTTTATATCAAATTATTCCCAGAACCGTGGCCACAACAGAGCTCAAATTTAGACAAATTCAGGAACAAGATCGTGAATTGGCGTATAAACTAGATGCTATTTTTGAAAAAGGAACACGCAGCCGACGCATTATTGATAAAATCGTAGAAGAAACCAATTTTGAAGAACTGGATGATCCAAGCATGCTTAAGCTTTTGAAATCTGTTGTTCATACTGGGTGGTTATTGATTAGGATCAAATACTTTACGCCCAAAGAAATGGAAAGCTACAAACGTCAGTACAGCACCTTTAGAAATATGGTTTATCGTAAAGTGCTGTTAATGCGCAATGTTCGCTTCTTGGAATTTGCTTCGCGCTTGTTTATTAAATGGCAGTATGTGCATAAGCCTCTGGCTTACGTCATGGGGATCTTTGCCATCATCCACGTGATTTACAACCTGTTCTTTTTTACCGGTTGGACTTAA
- a CDS encoding GldG family protein, which produces MKTTSLMSGVTGLVLLLGAILGYAITKDSGNWFFRSLMIGALLFLAYYLVMSIQHLMKSPGGLKDALGNKKNQGRLGNTVFIVLVVCCLAVLNVISSRSLNWKKDYTQNKINSLSDQSIKILEQLKQPLKIHVFMVESNQQKPGLKNLLQYYQDASKQVFVEFKDPDVAKLEAQKISAQDGDILIQYGEQQHILQAASEQEITQAILKVTRNGETLLCFTQGHGELKLEGDAQDPRSLSFIKPGLVNEGFKIRTLSNMLPSIDKSCSIVVIAGPQSAFSANEVISLNEYLLSGGKVQLLLDPNISTLSGNKNTVRLVESGLKDFLNSWGVALGDNVILEKRLALLQGVQITTELMISDYGPHPIVEPLKQGMNGNLNTSFDQVRSVNKAPGFEGTVVELAFSAPGENSWGQSDLQALFIDKKPVIKETDPVGKVSIGVVSEKDLEIKVEGDNDPEIKQAQLVVWGDSDFISNAMVGQNRYNYDLFINALNFLRGETEQISIRPKLIKSSAIELSPKQANVIFYLSIIILPMLVLLFGLNLWLYRKRLG; this is translated from the coding sequence ATGAAGACAACATCATTGATGAGCGGTGTTACTGGCTTGGTTCTTTTGTTGGGAGCCATACTGGGCTATGCCATTACCAAAGACAGCGGCAACTGGTTTTTTAGAAGTTTGATGATTGGAGCCTTGTTATTTTTAGCCTATTACTTGGTGATGAGTATTCAACACTTGATGAAAAGCCCAGGGGGTCTCAAGGATGCCTTAGGCAATAAAAAAAATCAGGGAAGGTTAGGCAATACGGTATTTATTGTCTTGGTTGTGTGTTGCCTGGCTGTGTTGAACGTTATTTCCAGTAGAAGTTTAAATTGGAAAAAAGATTATACCCAAAATAAAATTAACAGTCTGTCTGATCAAAGTATAAAAATTTTAGAGCAATTGAAGCAACCTTTGAAGATTCATGTGTTTATGGTGGAGAGCAATCAGCAAAAGCCAGGGTTAAAAAACCTATTGCAATACTACCAAGATGCAAGCAAGCAAGTTTTTGTTGAGTTTAAAGACCCAGATGTAGCCAAGCTTGAAGCACAAAAAATCTCTGCGCAAGATGGAGATATTTTAATTCAGTACGGTGAGCAACAACATATTTTGCAAGCAGCTTCAGAACAAGAGATTACCCAAGCTATCCTTAAAGTAACCCGTAACGGAGAAACCTTGCTTTGTTTTACTCAAGGGCATGGTGAATTGAAATTAGAAGGAGATGCGCAAGATCCCAGAAGCTTAAGCTTTATCAAACCTGGTTTGGTCAATGAAGGCTTTAAAATCAGAACACTCAGCAATATGCTGCCCAGTATAGATAAAAGCTGTAGTATTGTTGTTATTGCTGGTCCGCAAAGTGCCTTCAGCGCCAATGAAGTGATCAGTTTAAATGAGTATCTACTTTCAGGTGGAAAAGTGCAGTTGTTACTTGATCCCAACATTAGTACCTTGTCAGGGAATAAAAACACCGTACGCTTGGTAGAGAGTGGTTTGAAAGACTTTTTAAATTCTTGGGGTGTGGCTTTGGGTGACAACGTTATTTTGGAAAAACGTTTGGCGTTACTGCAAGGTGTACAAATAACCACAGAATTGATGATCAGCGATTATGGCCCTCACCCAATTGTAGAACCCTTAAAACAAGGGATGAACGGCAATTTAAATACCAGCTTTGATCAAGTAAGATCTGTTAACAAAGCTCCTGGATTTGAGGGAACCGTTGTGGAATTGGCTTTTTCAGCTCCTGGAGAAAACAGTTGGGGACAATCTGACTTGCAAGCTTTGTTCATTGATAAAAAACCAGTGATTAAAGAAACTGATCCAGTGGGTAAAGTCAGTATAGGTGTAGTGTCAGAAAAAGATTTAGAAATTAAAGTTGAAGGAGACAACGATCCAGAAATTAAACAAGCGCAGCTTGTTGTGTGGGGTGACAGTGATTTTATTTCCAATGCCATGGTGGGGCAGAACCGGTACAATTATGATTTGTTTATCAATGCCCTTAACTTTTTAAGAGGCGAAACTGAACAAATATCCATTAGACCTAAATTGATCAAAAGCTCGGCCATAGAGCTCAGCCCAAAACAAGCCAACGTAATTTTTTATCTGTCCATTATTATACTGCCCATGCTTGTTTTGCTGTTTGGTTTAAATTTATGGTTATACAGAAAAAGATTAGGCTAA
- a CDS encoding ABC transporter permease subunit, translating to MKKMWTIVEKELKHYFYSPIAYVVMVVFLSLTGFFFYVGLSKFSMMYENYKNLAQMTQNPQYLESLNLNDIVIAPSLFNMAFILLFLIPLLMMRSFAEEKSKKTDELLKTAPLSTTHIVWGKYVSAFLFVVMMIVPTIVYQVFLFASLDSPPELGPVITGYVSVFLYAAAALAIGMFASSLTENQIVAAVMTFVALLLLFVISSIGLKEGSMLYSVVQYISIPEHMKSMLRGVVDSRDIVYFLSLSGLFVFLTHRSLDAQGWR from the coding sequence ATGAAAAAGATGTGGACCATTGTTGAGAAAGAGTTGAAGCACTATTTTTATTCGCCTATAGCCTATGTGGTTATGGTGGTATTTTTATCCTTAACGGGATTTTTCTTTTATGTGGGTTTAAGCAAATTCAGCATGATGTATGAGAACTATAAAAATTTAGCGCAAATGACACAAAACCCGCAGTATCTTGAAAGTTTAAATCTTAATGACATTGTAATTGCCCCCAGCTTATTTAATATGGCGTTTATTTTATTGTTTTTAATTCCACTGTTGATGATGCGTAGTTTTGCAGAAGAAAAAAGTAAAAAAACAGATGAGCTATTAAAAACAGCGCCCTTAAGTACAACGCACATTGTATGGGGAAAATATGTATCGGCATTTTTGTTTGTGGTGATGATGATTGTGCCGACCATTGTTTATCAAGTTTTTTTATTTGCCAGTTTGGATAGTCCCCCTGAGCTAGGGCCAGTGATAACTGGCTATGTGAGTGTTTTTCTTTATGCGGCGGCTGCATTGGCTATTGGAATGTTTGCTAGCTCATTAACAGAAAATCAGATTGTGGCGGCTGTGATGACTTTTGTTGCTTTGCTGTTGTTATTTGTGATCAGTTCTATTGGTTTGAAAGAGGGTAGTATGCTTTACAGTGTAGTTCAGTACATCTCTATACCGGAACATATGAAATCCATGCTTAGAGGTGTGGTGGACAGCAGGGATATTGTTTATTTTTTAAGTTTATCGGGTTTATTTGTGTTTTTAACCCATCGTTCTTTAGATGCACAAGGGTGGAGGTAA